From a single Plasmodium yoelii strain 17X genome assembly, chromosome: 9 genomic region:
- a CDS encoding JmjC domain-containing protein, putative — protein sequence MAIKDQYIGFCFHKNRINHIDKIDQNITAEQFYLNYILKRKPCILKSEHVLKNKLNIDINFMRNNIENVNVQLEQKISNSFGTGEKLEMKFHDFLSLLEEGNTNYYLNTQYIKENAYHPSDLCNSITHQMINYLPKELDIMGNLELYQYNIWLGNNDDKNLKTFLHHDYHDNIYVLLEGKKIFRIYSPHFAHLLKTNGNISRIHNNGLIAYSPFVRSDGSNYLDVYKKKVDNIYHDINLMEMYLNRKDKLLDDETIENSIDKAEHKLNTLEDSILSYRIRKSKFRHKENARNDIPNHFCLINTSDRTSEDCIFDDNTEVENKYIEICINKGDILYLPCGWFHEVKSFSNEKYHLAFNYWYYPPYIKMTNSLEMQNRFLHPYIDRHLTERNKILYKKIGIIKKEKKKDIINILSYYSNMIIKKKKRSKRANINRFTHRRRLRVFNSPF from the exons ATGGCGATAAAAGACCAATACATCGG ATTTTGTTTCcataaaaatagaataaatCACATTGATAAAATTGACCAAAATATAACAGCAGAacaattttatttgaattatatattaaaaagaaaaCCATGCATATTAAAAAG tgaGCATGtacttaaaaataaattgaaCATAGATATTAACTTCATGAGgaataatatagaaaatgtaAATGTTCAATTAgaacaaaaaatatcaaattcTTTTGGAACAGGGGAAAAACTCGAAATGAAATTTCATGATTTCTTATCATTATTAGAAGAAGGAAATactaattattatttaaatacccaatatataaaagaaaatgcaTATCATCCATCTGATTTATGTAACTCAATTACTCACCAAATGATAAATTATCTCCCAAAGGAATTAGACATAATGGG taACTTGGAATTATATCAGTATAATATTTGGCTAGGAAATAAcgatgataaaaatttaaaaacatttttgCATCATGATTAtcatgataatatatatgttttactAGAAG ggaaaaaaatatttaggATATATAGCCCACATTTTgctcatttattaaaaacaaatg GAAATATTTCCCGTATTCATAATAATGGTTTAATTGCATATTCACCATTTGTTAGAAGTGATG GATCAAATTACTTAGAtgtatacaaaaaaaaagtggataatatatatcatgatattaatttaatGGAAATGTATTTAAATAGAAAAG ACAAGCTTCTGGACGACGAAACAATTGAAAATTCTATAGATAAAGCAGAGCATAA atTAAATACTTTAGAAGATAGTATTTTAAGCTACAGAATTCGTAAATCAAAATTCCGACATAAAGAAAACGCGAGAAACGATATACCAAATCATTTTTGCCTTATTAATACATCGGACAGAACATCtg AAGATTGTATCTTTGATGATAACACCGAagtagaaaataaatatattgagATATGCATAAATAAAGGAGACATAC tGTATTTGCCATGTGGATGGTTTCACGAAGTCAAATCCTTTTCAAATGAGAAAT accATTTAGCATTTAATTATTGGTATTATCCACCTTACATAAAAATGACAAATTCGCTAGAAATGCAAAACAGATTTCTCCATCCTTATATAGATAGGCATTTAACTGAacgaaataaaattttatataaaaag ATTGGGatcattaaaaaagaaaaaaaaaaggatatcataaatattttatcgtATTACAGTaatatgattataaaaaaaaagaaacggTCAAAAAGGGCAAATATAAACAGATTTACACATCGAAGAAGGTTAAGAGTCTTTAATTCTCCTTTTTAA
- a CDS encoding GPI transamidase component GPI16, putative, translating to MKGVKYFFLIIICVIYLAKSYTIDESANVLPLDNNLVHVKLKLDVNGKDYKDNFLPINVLKVLNYVKSLKINIKRGVYRNYYNNRYLDKYPYGFTLEVELKKGDNDNNNKETENSEFSKHEIFILHQLLNEIWSITGVSSNLLKIRDMIKVHNKIFAFLPDESICTEYFSFIKKLYPCKDFGGLFNAINSTYLISKLSTNIGFELNDNDENLLLLYIDYITHHDQKKDVRIIDLIDSKYSLNDCPLINRNTLVVQKKDEGFISTIFKNHGTINLFYENINLYNILQISQQNILEEYINVDVIREEANSMITSDIKKKQSSLLYIFQNFNPNQNSDFLFVDKLPYHLTPLLHTIMIQGNAPNDYDKSKGKCNFIYFGETALKKFNIKFSNFDNIENIPKSGSFYYIHFEHNLPPLCKITIRFEVVKIRIRSFEFEFDIDRGILLGSGIFMQKRNHSLPENNDFMYKYTPSILIDIVLPDTSMPFNVMAIATCVIMLFFGFIFKLTAKEETRYI from the exons ATGAAAggtgtaaaatatttttttttaataataatatgtgtGATATATTTAGCAAAATCATATACCATAGATGAAAGTGCCAATGTATTACCTCTCGATAATAATTTAGTACATGTTAAACTAAAATTGGATGTTAATGGAAAAGATTATAAAGATAACTTTCTTCCaataaatgtattaaaaGTATTGAATTATGTCAAGTctcttaaaataaatataaaaagggGGGTTTACAGAAATTATTACAACAACAGATATTTGGACAAATATCCATATGGTTTTACTCTTGAAGTTGAACTAAAAAAGGGAGacaatgataataacaataaagaAACGGAAAATAGCGAATTTTCAAAGcatgaaatatttattttacatcAATTATTAAACGAAATATGGTCTATTACTGGTGTATCGAGTAATCTTTTGAAAATAAGGGATATGATAAAAGttcataataaaatttttgcaTTCCTACCTGATGAAAGTATATGTACtgaatatttttcatttattaagaAGTTATATCCATGTAAAGATTTTGGAGGATTATTCAATGCAATAAATTCaacatatttaatatctAAGCTTTCTACCAATATAGGATTTGAattaaatgataatgatgaaaatttgttattattatacatcGATTATATTACACACCATGATCAAAAAAAAGATGTTAGAATTATAGATTTAATAGATTCGAAATATAGTTTAAATGATTGTCCGTTGATAAATAGAAATACACTTGTTGTTCAAAAAAAGGATGAAGGTTTTATTTCAACAATTTTCAAAAACCATGGTacaataaatttgttttatgaaaatataaatttatataatattttgcaAATTTCacaacaaaatatattagaagaatatataaatgttgaTGTAATTAGAGAAGAAGCTAATAGTATGATAACTtctgatataaaaaaaaaacaaagttcattattatatatatttcaaaattttaaTCCAAATCAAAATAGTGATTTTCTATTCGTTGATAAATTACCTTATCATTTAACACCTTTATTACACACAATAATGATTCAAGGGAATGCCCCTAATGATTATGATAAGTCAAAGGGAAaatgtaattttatttattttggtgAAACCGcacttaaaaaatttaacattaaatttaGCAACTTtgataatattgaaaatatacCCAAAAGTGGAAGCTTTTATTACATTCATTTTGAACACAATTTACCACCATTGtgtaaaataacaataag ATTTGAAGTAGTTAAAATCCGTATTAGATCATTCGAATTTGAGTTTGACATAGATAGAGGTATTCTATTAGGTAGTGGAATATTTATGCAAAAACGAAACCATAGTTTACctgaaaataatgatttcatgtataaatatactCCATCAATTCTTATAGATATAGTTTTACCAGATACAA GTATGCCCTTTAACGTTATGGCAATCGCAACATGTGttattatgttattttttggaTTCATATTTAAGCTTACTGCAAAAGAAGAAACAAGAtatatttga